One window from the genome of Mumia sp. ZJ1417 encodes:
- a CDS encoding hydrolase: MRICATCGVEFSEPLPEVCPICADERQWVPADGQRWTTSADLAAAGQQLVVAEREPGRAEIRTKPTVGIGQTSQLVTTAQGSLLWDPPGYVDDETAARILDRGPVLAVAASHPHMFGVQTAWGDALDAPVLVCASDAEWIGRRTERIAVWEDDVDLAPGLSLHRIGGHFAGSAVAHWADDSTGRGLLLSGDTVFPNPDRASLGFLRSYPNKIPLSAAVVQAIADRLATLDFDRIIGNFGNPIDRDAKAVLAYSAARHIAWVRGDHDDETGIATSG; encoded by the coding sequence ATGCGGATCTGTGCCACGTGTGGCGTCGAGTTCAGCGAGCCTCTGCCGGAGGTGTGCCCGATCTGCGCCGACGAGCGTCAGTGGGTGCCGGCGGACGGGCAGCGCTGGACCACGAGCGCGGACCTCGCCGCCGCCGGCCAGCAGTTGGTCGTCGCCGAGCGCGAGCCGGGCCGTGCGGAGATCAGGACCAAGCCGACGGTCGGGATCGGTCAGACCTCCCAGCTCGTGACGACGGCCCAGGGCTCGCTGCTCTGGGACCCGCCCGGCTACGTCGACGACGAGACCGCCGCGCGGATCCTCGACCGCGGTCCTGTGCTGGCGGTCGCCGCGAGCCACCCGCACATGTTCGGCGTCCAGACCGCGTGGGGCGATGCACTCGACGCGCCCGTGCTCGTGTGCGCGTCGGACGCGGAGTGGATCGGCCGTCGTACGGAGCGCATCGCGGTGTGGGAGGACGATGTCGATCTCGCACCCGGCCTGAGCCTGCACCGCATCGGGGGCCACTTCGCGGGATCCGCGGTCGCGCACTGGGCCGACGACTCCACGGGGCGAGGCCTCCTGCTCAGCGGCGACACCGTGTTCCCGAACCCCGACCGCGCGTCGCTGGGTTTCCTGCGCAGCTATCCGAACAAGATCCCGCTGTCGGCCGCCGTCGTCCAAGCGATCGCGGACCGGCTCGCGACGCTCGACTTCGACCGCATCATCGGCAACTTCGGCAATCCGATCGACCGCGACGCGAAGGCGGTGCTCGCGTACTCCGCCGCTCGCCACATCGCGTGGGTCCGCGGCGACCACGACGACGAGACCGGGATCGCGACCAGCGGCTGA
- a CDS encoding dihydrofolate reductase family protein, with protein sequence MGELHVNMNITLDGVIQANGGPTAQDAGFAYAGWERPYWDETAGAQIVADVEESDALLLGRTTYDIFRSYWPGKTDEIGRAFDRVPKYVASRGTPELSWDTSTQVTDAATEVRDLRERHEQIHTWGSADLLQTLFRESLVDQVNLWMCPVVIGQGKRLFPEGATAARFAQAEPPMAYPAGVVLLRYRCLDGPPETVSDEVSADD encoded by the coding sequence ATGGGTGAGCTGCACGTCAACATGAACATCACGCTCGACGGCGTGATCCAGGCCAACGGCGGCCCGACCGCGCAGGACGCGGGCTTCGCGTACGCCGGGTGGGAGCGCCCGTACTGGGACGAGACGGCCGGTGCGCAGATCGTGGCGGACGTCGAGGAGTCTGACGCGCTGCTGCTGGGGCGTACGACGTACGACATCTTCCGCAGCTACTGGCCGGGGAAGACCGACGAGATCGGGCGGGCCTTCGACCGGGTGCCGAAGTACGTCGCCTCGCGCGGGACGCCCGAGCTCTCGTGGGACACGAGCACCCAGGTCACCGACGCGGCCACCGAGGTCCGCGACCTGCGCGAGCGCCACGAGCAGATCCACACCTGGGGCAGCGCGGACCTTCTGCAGACCCTGTTCCGCGAGTCGCTGGTCGACCAGGTGAACCTGTGGATGTGCCCGGTCGTGATCGGGCAGGGCAAGAGGCTCTTCCCCGAGGGGGCGACCGCCGCCCGGTTCGCGCAGGCCGAGCCGCCGATGGCGTACCCGGCTGGTGTCGTCCTGCTGCGCTACCGCTGCCTCGACGGTCCGCCGGAGACGGTGAGCGACGAGGTCAGCGCGGACGACTGA
- a CDS encoding FAD-dependent oxidoreductase — MRPLRVAVIGAGPAGIYAADILTKQHEAAQVDVFDRLPAPYGLVRYGVAPDHPRIKEIIKALRRVLGGDQIRFFGNVEYGVDVSLKELQQHYHAVIFATGAIADRPLDIPGIDLPGSYGAADFVSWYAGHPDVPRDWPMDAESVAVIGAGNVALDVARMLAKPADEQLTTEIADNVHQGLAASNVKDVHVFARRGPAQIKFSPMELRELSHSPSVDVIVHPEGFEIDDAGQEAIAKSKGTRLVVNTLLKYLEAEPTGAPRRIHLHMCQAPVEVLGTDRVEGLRTERTEMRGDGVAHGTGDFTDTEVQAVYRAVGYLSTHLPDVPFDHDAGVITNDAGRVLEVDGTPMSGVYVTGWVKRGPVGLIGHTKSDANETITNLLADLDGLDLPSYDDPTAIVEHLTDRGVEFTTGEGWDRLDAHEMALGEDAGRERVKVVPREDMLRVSRG, encoded by the coding sequence ATGCGTCCCCTGCGCGTCGCGGTCATCGGCGCCGGACCGGCCGGAATCTACGCCGCGGACATCCTGACCAAGCAGCACGAAGCGGCTCAGGTCGACGTGTTCGATCGGCTCCCCGCCCCGTACGGGCTGGTCCGCTACGGCGTCGCACCGGACCACCCACGCATCAAGGAGATCATCAAGGCTCTGCGGCGCGTCCTCGGGGGTGACCAGATCCGGTTCTTCGGCAATGTCGAGTACGGCGTCGACGTGTCGCTCAAGGAGCTGCAGCAGCACTACCACGCGGTCATCTTCGCGACGGGCGCGATCGCCGACCGTCCGCTGGACATCCCCGGGATCGACCTACCGGGCAGCTACGGCGCCGCGGACTTCGTGTCCTGGTACGCCGGCCACCCCGACGTACCGCGCGACTGGCCCATGGATGCCGAGAGCGTCGCCGTCATCGGCGCCGGCAACGTCGCGCTCGACGTGGCGCGGATGCTCGCCAAGCCTGCGGACGAGCAGCTGACCACCGAGATCGCCGACAACGTCCATCAGGGGCTCGCCGCGAGCAACGTCAAGGACGTCCACGTCTTCGCGCGACGCGGCCCCGCGCAGATCAAGTTTTCGCCGATGGAGCTGCGCGAGCTGTCGCACTCGCCGTCGGTCGACGTGATCGTGCACCCCGAAGGGTTCGAGATCGACGACGCGGGCCAGGAGGCGATCGCCAAGAGCAAGGGCACGCGCCTGGTCGTCAACACCTTGCTCAAGTACCTCGAGGCCGAGCCCACCGGCGCCCCACGACGCATCCACCTCCACATGTGCCAGGCGCCCGTCGAGGTGCTCGGTACTGACCGCGTCGAGGGGCTGCGGACGGAGCGTACGGAGATGCGGGGCGACGGCGTCGCGCACGGGACCGGCGACTTCACCGATACCGAGGTCCAGGCCGTCTATCGCGCGGTCGGCTACCTCTCCACGCACCTTCCCGATGTGCCGTTCGACCACGACGCCGGCGTCATCACGAACGACGCGGGACGCGTGCTCGAGGTCGACGGCACCCCGATGTCCGGCGTGTACGTCACCGGGTGGGTCAAGCGCGGACCGGTCGGCCTGATCGGGCACACCAAGTCCGACGCGAACGAGACGATCACCAATCTCCTCGCCGACCTCGACGGCCTCGACCTCCCTTCGTACGACGACCCGACCGCGATCGTCGAGCACCTCACCGACCGCGGCGTCGAGTTCACGACGGGGGAGGGGTGGGACCGCCTGGACGCGCACGAGATGGCGCTGGGCGAGGACGCCGGGCGCGAGCGCGTCAAGGTCGTCCCGCGCGAGGACATGCTCCGGGTCTCGCGGGGCTAA
- a CDS encoding DUF6119 family protein, giving the protein MTVQRLTIFLLRDVGALDSALAEDVIKGLDVSALKEGSGLTGRFYSKKSFPRTPSWAKYVEPVVDGGVQGVQSASSSGLMLLKVDGNAFALTFGYGRTLLDQAKIERRFGLKVALNLIDERQIRSLDTKKFDEMVVSTNTQTSRTAELPTFGVDIIRDILRAVTGIAPAGSGYKSLSGADALVLGVDKAVEDLPHVLRDLYAHFKATKYQATFGWVDHLAEVKDPLLVSRLDGQLLDQLRLSDTTTTHMAMPENLDWEDIEHFVIVPTKRQRTFDELDLDDYLAEKACDAANITIERLKSRKVSVKFLSSADPVARWSIYHCLVSEQRIDEKFFALVEGRWFEVAGTLVKQVDAAVQAIPSATVSLPPGWPGETEGAYNKRAAAECADLALLDTKLVAPDGAHTKIEFCDLLSKDGSLVHVKRKSRSSTLSHLFAQGHVSAEAMVDGVLRDQVRAAITKAVGDGKDAPWLDIVPPGTADIERDKLNVTYAVIANSKAAGTEWLPFFSRLTLMQTARDLNRMGFTKLSLVRVPVEASDVPPDDDDRGVPASAD; this is encoded by the coding sequence ATGACGGTGCAACGACTAACGATCTTCTTGCTTCGCGACGTGGGTGCCCTCGACAGCGCACTCGCTGAGGATGTCATCAAAGGCTTGGACGTCAGCGCACTGAAGGAAGGGTCCGGCTTAACCGGTCGCTTCTACTCGAAGAAGTCATTCCCACGGACCCCGAGTTGGGCCAAGTACGTCGAGCCGGTTGTTGACGGCGGAGTACAAGGTGTCCAGTCCGCGTCGTCGTCAGGCCTGATGCTCCTCAAAGTCGACGGCAACGCGTTCGCTCTGACCTTCGGATACGGGCGCACGCTTTTGGATCAAGCCAAGATCGAGCGCCGGTTCGGTCTCAAGGTTGCACTCAATCTGATCGACGAGCGGCAGATCCGCAGCCTCGACACCAAGAAGTTTGACGAGATGGTGGTGTCAACCAACACGCAGACGAGCCGTACGGCTGAGCTCCCGACCTTCGGTGTTGACATCATCCGAGACATCCTTCGAGCGGTCACCGGCATTGCCCCGGCGGGAAGCGGCTACAAGTCGCTCAGTGGAGCTGACGCCTTGGTCCTTGGTGTCGACAAGGCAGTGGAGGACCTCCCCCATGTGCTGCGAGATCTATACGCGCACTTCAAAGCAACCAAGTATCAGGCGACGTTCGGTTGGGTCGACCACCTCGCCGAGGTGAAGGACCCATTGCTGGTTTCGAGACTTGACGGTCAGCTTCTCGATCAACTCCGGCTGTCCGATACGACCACGACCCACATGGCGATGCCCGAGAACTTGGACTGGGAGGACATTGAACACTTTGTCATCGTGCCGACCAAGAGGCAGCGAACGTTCGACGAGCTCGACCTAGACGATTACCTCGCGGAGAAGGCCTGTGACGCTGCGAACATCACCATCGAGAGATTGAAGAGTCGCAAGGTCTCGGTCAAGTTCCTCAGCAGTGCCGACCCCGTGGCTCGCTGGAGCATCTATCACTGCCTTGTCTCCGAGCAGCGCATAGATGAAAAGTTCTTCGCGCTCGTTGAGGGCCGGTGGTTCGAGGTCGCGGGCACCCTCGTCAAGCAGGTCGACGCGGCCGTTCAGGCTATTCCTTCAGCAACGGTTTCCTTGCCGCCAGGATGGCCGGGAGAGACGGAGGGTGCGTATAACAAGCGCGCCGCTGCCGAGTGTGCCGACCTTGCTCTCCTCGACACGAAGCTGGTAGCGCCCGATGGCGCCCATACGAAGATCGAGTTCTGCGACCTGCTGAGCAAGGACGGCTCGCTGGTGCACGTGAAGAGGAAGTCGCGCTCGTCTACTTTGAGCCACCTCTTCGCTCAAGGGCATGTCTCGGCAGAGGCAATGGTTGATGGAGTCCTCCGCGACCAGGTGAGGGCCGCGATCACCAAGGCCGTTGGAGATGGCAAGGACGCTCCCTGGCTGGATATCGTCCCGCCGGGAACGGCTGACATCGAGCGCGACAAGCTCAACGTGACCTACGCAGTGATCGCGAATTCGAAGGCGGCGGGAACCGAATGGCTCCCGTTCTTCAGTCGTCTGACGTTGATGCAGACCGCGCGTGACCTCAACAGGATGGGCTTCACCAAGCTGTCGCTCGTGCGTGTCCCCGTCGAAGCGTCCGATGTGCCGCCTGATGATGATGACCGCGGGGTCCCGGCGTCGGCTGACTAG
- a CDS encoding VOC family protein, with product MSLFITCPVDSVERATVFYTALGWTLNTEMSDHNVSCFAIAPEQYVMLGSHEMYASVGGVEELIGGPGTPSKVTVSFDLGSREAVDELVERAGAAGGRIGDTDDYPFMYQRQFDDPDGYHYSPFWMKPETDPTA from the coding sequence ATGAGCCTCTTCATCACCTGTCCGGTCGACAGCGTCGAGCGCGCGACCGTCTTCTACACGGCCCTCGGCTGGACCTTGAACACAGAGATGTCCGACCACAATGTGTCGTGCTTCGCGATCGCGCCCGAGCAGTACGTCATGCTCGGCAGCCACGAGATGTACGCCAGCGTCGGCGGCGTCGAGGAGCTCATCGGCGGACCTGGCACCCCCTCGAAGGTCACCGTCTCGTTCGACCTCGGAAGCCGGGAGGCGGTCGACGAGCTCGTCGAGCGCGCCGGTGCCGCTGGCGGGCGGATCGGCGACACCGACGACTACCCCTTCATGTACCAGCGCCAATTCGACGACCCCGACGGCTACCACTACTCGCCGTTCTGGATGAAGCCGGAGACCGACCCGACCGCGTGA
- a CDS encoding helix-turn-helix domain-containing protein, with translation MSDLAAALEIVGARWALLIVERLLDGPQRYGDLQRELGVPTNMLATRLRELEAAGVLTRIPLQHNTRAYKLTERGLALREAINTLGEWGRGQR, from the coding sequence GTGAGCGACCTCGCCGCAGCCCTGGAGATCGTCGGCGCACGGTGGGCACTGCTCATCGTTGAAAGGCTGCTCGACGGGCCGCAACGATACGGCGACCTTCAACGCGAACTAGGAGTACCGACAAACATGCTCGCCACCCGCCTGCGTGAGCTCGAAGCGGCCGGCGTCCTGACGCGCATACCCCTGCAGCACAACACCCGGGCCTACAAGCTCACCGAGCGCGGGCTCGCCCTCCGTGAGGCGATCAATACGCTCGGAGAATGGGGCCGCGGACAACGCTAG
- a CDS encoding DUF4241 domain-containing protein, which translates to MDAEPEAFVQTLAADTADVLVARALVDENHEGVAALVLHVAGSEPISGWRMATVAGQDPATLEQEGFFGYGVDAGTGSFGSPEAMKVTQRVLSADAGMLDDPVSNALFSDGIGTRSAVLVAAEHGAGPVAVCSSGWGDGVYPTWLGVNTSGRVVVAVTDFLLSGDPHAAPPPAPEDADQAPQKARPKSLLRRLIGR; encoded by the coding sequence ATGGACGCCGAGCCGGAAGCGTTTGTTCAGACTCTCGCCGCGGATACCGCAGACGTGCTTGTGGCACGGGCACTCGTCGACGAGAACCACGAAGGCGTCGCCGCCCTCGTCCTCCACGTCGCCGGATCAGAGCCGATCTCCGGGTGGCGTATGGCGACTGTCGCTGGCCAGGACCCTGCCACCCTCGAGCAGGAGGGCTTCTTCGGCTACGGAGTTGACGCGGGTACCGGGTCCTTTGGCAGTCCCGAAGCGATGAAAGTGACGCAACGCGTGCTGAGCGCGGACGCCGGCATGCTCGACGACCCCGTATCCAACGCACTCTTCAGCGATGGCATCGGGACTCGAAGCGCGGTCCTGGTCGCAGCCGAACACGGAGCCGGTCCTGTCGCCGTCTGCTCTTCCGGTTGGGGCGATGGCGTCTACCCGACATGGCTCGGCGTCAACACATCGGGACGCGTTGTCGTTGCGGTCACTGACTTCCTACTGAGCGGCGACCCTCATGCGGCACCGCCGCCAGCTCCAGAAGACGCAGATCAGGCTCCGCAGAAGGCGCGCCCGAAGTCCCTACTTCGCCGTTTGATCGGGCGCTGA
- a CDS encoding KAP family NTPase, which produces MPRPWTDAPITAKSEDELGRADYAAHAARLIVDSHSWDDSIVFGLTGPWGSGKSSMLAMISEELSATQPSWQVAQFTPWATGDVAGLLADFYASLSQTLPPRHTKRVRNALGTLAQVSAPAANAIPWAGGAVAKAAGSAGEALKKQPPWDKAFKTATNELKKLNTPVLLIADDIDRLQTEELLALLKVVRLLGRFPGVHYLLAYDESTLFQALSEANLVGADGGAAARFMEKIVQYPLAVPPLLSTQLLARLDAGLDAALADAGRPQPTSERLGGLVDVYRSQLGTPRAIDRYLAQLRHHLPLVGPEEIDDEDVIVLTLLRTAFPTLYQQLPRWRDQLISGHTGEIKRSAAAGRDYEPFDLEPLVAALPRHSQSDARVLLTELFPKLRSDGLSYSTSERRISDAQYFDRYFAMGIPSHDVSDVEVAKAIADVGQGQPTALTALLSQASSERVVLVVDKGRRFTDEQPKDGGGDVLRLRLVKLLVAVLDNVHDNATFFMSPRDWVRRWASKVVAQLTDDVTGRALLDALNATPQLWRKIEVVHHASSGAGPYPDCLDQVIAELSVQATKEMIVHLRAKDDAPEDTKPGFLIYFLLSAGEIGPLADKVAAGLASGAFTLADVAARVVPTLHGVGTPNELGDFDQEAFNALVPPTTDPWYQSSKVEVDEHDLSWANRRAYAAGRAKQPPVPAPPAAPKTDTAADPGAQTSK; this is translated from the coding sequence ATGCCCAGGCCTTGGACTGACGCGCCGATCACGGCCAAGAGTGAGGACGAGCTCGGCCGCGCTGACTACGCCGCCCATGCCGCCCGCCTGATCGTGGACAGCCACTCGTGGGACGACTCGATTGTTTTCGGGCTTACCGGCCCCTGGGGCAGCGGGAAGAGCTCAATGCTGGCGATGATCTCCGAAGAGCTCAGCGCCACCCAGCCGAGCTGGCAGGTCGCCCAGTTCACCCCTTGGGCGACCGGGGATGTGGCCGGCCTCCTCGCCGACTTCTACGCATCGTTGAGTCAGACGCTTCCACCCCGGCATACCAAGCGGGTCCGAAACGCGCTCGGGACGCTCGCGCAGGTATCGGCGCCCGCGGCGAACGCCATCCCATGGGCTGGCGGCGCAGTCGCTAAGGCGGCCGGATCCGCCGGGGAAGCCCTCAAGAAGCAGCCTCCCTGGGACAAAGCGTTCAAGACGGCGACCAACGAGCTGAAGAAGTTGAACACACCGGTCCTGCTAATCGCCGACGACATCGACCGGCTGCAGACCGAGGAGCTGCTCGCGCTGCTCAAAGTCGTCCGTCTCCTCGGCCGGTTCCCCGGGGTGCACTACTTGCTCGCCTACGACGAGAGCACCTTGTTCCAGGCGCTCTCCGAGGCGAACCTCGTCGGAGCGGATGGCGGCGCCGCGGCCCGCTTCATGGAGAAGATCGTCCAGTACCCGCTCGCGGTGCCCCCGCTGCTGTCCACGCAGCTGCTAGCCAGGCTCGATGCGGGTCTCGACGCTGCGCTGGCCGACGCAGGAAGGCCGCAACCAACCAGCGAACGCCTGGGGGGCCTCGTCGACGTGTATCGGTCTCAGCTCGGGACCCCTCGGGCTATCGATCGGTACCTTGCCCAGTTGCGTCACCACCTGCCCCTGGTCGGGCCGGAGGAGATCGACGACGAGGACGTCATCGTTCTCACGCTGCTTCGGACCGCTTTCCCGACCCTGTACCAACAGCTACCCCGTTGGCGCGATCAGCTGATTTCGGGGCACACCGGCGAGATCAAGCGAAGCGCCGCCGCCGGGCGCGACTACGAGCCGTTCGATCTCGAACCATTGGTCGCGGCGCTGCCGAGGCACTCGCAGTCCGATGCCCGGGTGCTGCTGACCGAGTTGTTCCCGAAGCTACGGTCCGACGGCCTGAGCTATAGCACCTCGGAGCGTCGCATCAGTGACGCCCAGTACTTCGACCGGTACTTCGCGATGGGGATCCCTTCTCACGATGTCTCCGATGTCGAGGTGGCGAAGGCGATCGCCGACGTCGGGCAAGGGCAGCCGACGGCACTAACAGCGCTACTCAGTCAAGCAAGCTCGGAGCGGGTCGTCCTCGTTGTCGACAAGGGCCGGCGGTTCACCGACGAGCAGCCTAAGGACGGTGGCGGTGATGTGCTACGGCTCCGGCTTGTGAAACTGCTGGTCGCGGTCCTCGACAACGTCCACGACAACGCGACCTTCTTCATGAGCCCGCGCGATTGGGTGAGGAGATGGGCGAGCAAGGTAGTCGCCCAACTCACCGACGATGTCACGGGCCGTGCACTCCTTGACGCTCTGAACGCCACTCCCCAGCTGTGGAGGAAGATCGAGGTCGTCCACCACGCCTCCAGCGGTGCCGGTCCCTATCCTGACTGTCTCGATCAGGTCATCGCAGAGTTGAGCGTGCAGGCAACCAAGGAGATGATCGTCCACCTCAGGGCTAAGGACGACGCCCCAGAGGACACCAAGCCAGGCTTCCTCATCTACTTCCTGTTGAGTGCTGGCGAGATCGGGCCGCTGGCGGACAAAGTCGCCGCAGGCCTCGCTTCCGGCGCGTTTACCCTCGCGGACGTCGCTGCCCGGGTAGTCCCGACCCTGCACGGGGTCGGGACCCCGAACGAACTGGGTGACTTCGACCAGGAGGCCTTCAACGCGCTGGTTCCACCAACCACCGACCCGTGGTACCAGTCATCGAAAGTAGAAGTTGACGAGCACGACCTGAGCTGGGCGAACCGGCGGGCGTACGCGGCCGGCCGGGCGAAGCAACCCCCAGTTCCAGCACCACCGGCCGCGCCGAAAACCGACACAGCTGCTGACCCTGGCGCCCAGACATCGAAATAG
- a CDS encoding dihydrofolate reductase family protein: MSHVRVHNFAISLDGFGTGEGQSADAHFGHAGDRLHRWMFATRWWDPAGSSGVDDAFTQQHEPGIGAEIMGAGKWGHPGWQEDPDWKGAWGPNPPFHTPVFVLTHHPRPSIEMEGGTTFHFLDASPAEALKAAKEAAEGKDVRIGGGPTVIRDFLAAGLIDHMHTVVVPILLGRGVRLWDGLEGLEEDYRIEATSSPSGVTHVTFDRVAG; this comes from the coding sequence ATGTCTCACGTACGCGTCCACAACTTCGCGATCTCGCTCGACGGCTTCGGCACGGGGGAGGGCCAGAGCGCCGATGCGCACTTCGGTCACGCGGGGGACCGGCTCCACCGGTGGATGTTCGCCACCCGATGGTGGGACCCGGCAGGCTCGAGTGGTGTCGACGACGCCTTCACCCAGCAGCACGAGCCGGGGATCGGCGCCGAGATCATGGGCGCCGGCAAGTGGGGCCATCCCGGATGGCAGGAGGACCCGGACTGGAAGGGCGCGTGGGGTCCGAACCCGCCGTTCCACACACCGGTGTTCGTGCTGACGCACCACCCAAGGCCGTCGATCGAGATGGAGGGCGGTACGACCTTCCACTTCCTCGACGCCTCACCTGCCGAAGCGCTCAAGGCGGCGAAGGAAGCTGCGGAAGGCAAGGACGTACGCATCGGCGGTGGCCCTACCGTGATCCGCGACTTCCTGGCCGCTGGACTCATCGACCACATGCACACGGTGGTGGTCCCGATCCTGCTCGGACGGGGCGTGCGGCTGTGGGACGGGCTGGAGGGGCTCGAGGAGGACTACCGGATCGAGGCCACCTCCTCACCCAGCGGCGTCACGCATGTGACGTTCGACCGCGTGGCGGGTTAA
- a CDS encoding dihydrofolate reductase family protein translates to MTPPTGKVIGNITISADGYAAGLNQTEERPFGDDGGDGSGGELHAWMFDDPEANQAEVDELAAYSAVIMGRNMFGPVRGEWDRPWNGWWGDDPVFHAPVFVLTHHAREPQPMEGGTTYHFVTSGIESALAQARDAAGGGDVSILGGADTINQYLAAGLIDELRLHVVPLTLGAGARLFEGVPPLALEQVKSRASKSVTHLTYVPVKE, encoded by the coding sequence ATGACTCCACCGACGGGCAAGGTGATCGGCAACATCACGATCTCGGCCGACGGGTATGCGGCTGGGCTGAACCAGACCGAGGAGCGCCCGTTCGGCGACGACGGTGGCGACGGATCCGGCGGCGAGCTGCACGCCTGGATGTTCGACGACCCCGAGGCGAACCAGGCCGAGGTCGACGAGCTGGCCGCGTACTCGGCGGTGATCATGGGCCGCAACATGTTCGGACCCGTACGGGGTGAGTGGGACCGGCCTTGGAACGGGTGGTGGGGCGACGACCCGGTCTTCCACGCCCCGGTCTTCGTTCTTACCCACCACGCGCGGGAGCCGCAGCCGATGGAGGGCGGCACGACGTACCACTTCGTCACCTCGGGGATCGAGTCCGCGCTCGCGCAGGCGCGCGATGCGGCCGGCGGTGGTGACGTGTCGATCCTGGGTGGCGCGGACACGATCAACCAGTACCTCGCCGCCGGCCTGATCGACGAGCTGCGGCTGCACGTCGTCCCGCTCACGCTCGGCGCGGGCGCGCGGCTGTTCGAGGGCGTGCCGCCGCTGGCGCTCGAGCAGGTGAAGTCGCGGGCGTCGAAGTCGGTGACCCATCTGACCTACGTTCCGGTGAAGGAGTAG
- a CDS encoding LysR family transcriptional regulator, with amino-acid sequence MLNIVHLKVLAAVARCGSVTEAARELHYSQPSVSHHLSRLESATGVKLVQRVGRGIRLTPEGQLLAARAAEILGRVDAATNELAAHVGLQAGRVRLAANASTLSTIVPRAAMSLAENHPGLELSLFDRHPVEALEMLRHGEVDVALVFRHAGAPPLAEGARLVHLADDPIYLISGQADDSLANHHDSGWIGGCDRCQEELSAVCRRHGFSPRIASYSDDIVVVQALVAAGAGVTTLPGLALQAHRRPDIHTAELVGSQREVYAATYGDPPDPPAVTAVLAALTDAAAQATAL; translated from the coding sequence ATGCTCAACATCGTCCATCTCAAGGTGCTGGCCGCGGTCGCGCGCTGCGGCTCGGTGACGGAGGCCGCCCGCGAGCTGCACTACTCCCAGCCGTCGGTGAGCCACCACCTGTCCCGCCTCGAGTCAGCTACCGGCGTCAAGCTCGTCCAGCGCGTCGGTCGCGGCATCCGGCTGACTCCCGAAGGGCAGCTCCTCGCCGCGCGCGCCGCCGAGATCCTCGGCCGGGTCGATGCCGCGACCAACGAGCTGGCCGCCCACGTCGGGTTGCAGGCGGGGCGCGTACGACTGGCCGCCAATGCCTCCACGCTGAGCACGATCGTGCCGCGCGCGGCGATGTCCTTGGCCGAGAACCACCCCGGACTCGAGCTGAGCCTGTTCGATCGGCATCCCGTCGAGGCCCTGGAGATGCTGCGGCACGGCGAGGTCGACGTCGCTCTCGTCTTCCGTCACGCAGGCGCTCCGCCCCTCGCGGAGGGAGCCCGCCTCGTCCATCTCGCCGACGACCCGATCTACCTCATCAGCGGGCAGGCCGACGACAGCCTCGCGAACCACCACGACTCCGGATGGATCGGCGGCTGCGACCGGTGTCAGGAGGAGCTGAGTGCGGTGTGCCGACGGCATGGCTTCAGCCCTCGCATCGCCTCGTACAGCGACGACATCGTCGTCGTCCAGGCCCTCGTCGCCGCCGGCGCCGGTGTCACCACGCTGCCCGGCCTCGCACTCCAAGCCCACCGACGGCCCGACATCCACACCGCCGAGCTCGTCGGGTCGCAGCGCGAGGTGTACGCCGCCACGTACGGCGACCCGCCCGATCCGCCCGCCGTCACCGCCGTCCTGGCCGCACTCACCGACGCAGCGGCACAGGCGACAGCGCTCTGA
- a CDS encoding GNAT family N-acetyltransferase, which produces MSSPPTVRPARAEDAALMARVNVRSWRETYRGLMADDVLDDPGLEATRERFWTSALTDPRFRENRVAVAERDGELVGVAMSGPPLDDETPWTRQLYVLYVHAADHGTGAGSALLDAVVDPDEPVALWVADPNPRAQAFYRKHGFVADGASQVDDGVREIRMVRSAKPKH; this is translated from the coding sequence ATGAGCTCGCCGCCGACCGTGCGCCCGGCGCGGGCGGAGGACGCCGCGCTGATGGCGCGCGTGAACGTACGGTCCTGGCGGGAGACATACCGGGGCCTCATGGCCGACGACGTGCTCGACGACCCCGGCCTCGAGGCCACGCGCGAGCGGTTCTGGACGTCCGCCCTCACCGACCCGCGCTTTCGCGAGAACCGCGTGGCTGTCGCCGAGCGCGACGGCGAGCTGGTCGGCGTCGCCATGTCAGGACCGCCGCTGGACGACGAGACGCCGTGGACACGACAGCTGTATGTGCTTTATGTTCACGCAGCCGACCACGGCACCGGCGCGGGCTCGGCGCTTCTCGACGCCGTCGTCGACCCCGACGAGCCGGTGGCGCTGTGGGTCGCCGACCCGAACCCTCGCGCCCAGGCGTTCTACCGCAAGCACGGCTTTGTGGCCGACGGGGCCAGCCAGGTCGATGACGGCGTGCGGGAGATCCGCATGGTCCGCAGCGCGAAGCCCAAGCATTAA